TTCCTCTTGAAGCATAAACTGTTTTATTGAAGTTAGTTCTAATAATTTCTCTACCGGTTTCACTTTCTTCCTTAGTGCCATTTTTTAGCATCATATTGTTAAACTTTTCACTTTCTCTAAATGATTTGTCATTCATGTCTTTGGACAAAATTGAGTCTACGTCAACAATCGAGCAGGAGGGAATGTTGCACTGCATGGCCATTTCCCGAATTTGGGGATCCTCACTAATCAAAAACCAATGCAGCCCTTCACTTCCTTCAAGGTAGCATTTATAAATACAacttttcaacaaattcttcaatcttTTGGGCAATTTTGCAATATTCACCTTTCCACAACTGTCGTTGTGTTCCATAACATCTGACCATAAGATAATATCTAAAACTTCGGGGAATTCGATAAAGACTTTAAAATTAGGAAAATT
The nucleotide sequence above comes from Saccharomyces mikatae IFO 1815 strain IFO1815 genome assembly, chromosome: 12. Encoded proteins:
- the NMD4 gene encoding Nmd4p (similar to Saccharomyces cerevisiae NMD4 (YLR363C); ancestral locus Anc_4.205); this translates as MTQYNFIIDASAFEKGLGNIKRWCSNCTETVTLNFYIPTFTLNELDFLQQRRKSFAARESLRFIDRLDDSNFPNFKVFIEFPEVLDIILWSDVMEHNDSCGKVNIAKLPKRLKNLLKSCIYKCYLEGSEGLHWFLISEDPQIREMAMQCNIPSCSIVDVDSILSKDMNDKSFRESEKFNNMMLKNGTKEESETGREIIRTNFNKTVYASRGTGELWSP